The sequence below is a genomic window from Lolium perenne isolate Kyuss_39 chromosome 4, Kyuss_2.0, whole genome shotgun sequence.
CACCTTGGTTTTGCTCAAAATCCTGGAATTGGTGTTGCTGCTATTATGGATTCTGCTGGAATTGGTGGCTATGCTGCTATCGATTCTAGTTATCCCCCTTCCTCCTCCAGATCATCTCCCTCTGTTTCTTCCACCACGACCACGATCAGCCATGATCACTTATTCAACCTCTAGATCTATGAGCTTTGTTTCTTCAGCCCCCAAGTAACATAGTCCTGTTCTCTCTGGTGGCAATGGCGGTGGTGGAGGATGACTGCGAACCCTAGCCAATAGCTGTGGTTTTATACATGCAACCTCCTTCGTGGGTAGCTTGTCCAGATGCTGAGGAATATGCCACAACTGTTCAAAAAGCAGCTCGACATCCTTATCCTCCATGTCCACAACAGATCCAGAGCACCCACCAACTTTTAACACGGTCCACGACACCATGGACAAGTACCTGGTACCCACCACCACCTCTTCCACCTTTTCCTTCCCGCCAAAACCATGAGCAACAGCTCCTATCAGACTTCTGAGACCTCGAAATCTTCTGCAGAAGCTTCCATTAGGCATGCATGTTGGTGAAGGATCAACATCGCTGATGCGGCCTTCAGCTCCGTAACAGCTAGCCCCAAAGGATGAGGCCGCTTGTTCCACTACGGCGGCAGCTGTGCTTGAGCTCTCTGCACTGCCATCACGAATGGGGACAACGCTCGCTTCGGCCGCTGACTCCGCTCCGACATCCTTTGCTTTCCCTCCAACAAGCTCTGCGACGTGTCCTAGAGCTCCAGATCCCGCTGGATGACTTCCTGCATCAAGGCAGTCCTCGGACCAGGCTTCCGCTCCTGAATCGACGCATGCAGCGCCATTATCACCACCGCAGCGCGCCTTGACTCTGGCTTCGCTTGGCCCGTCGATCCTCGCCATCGCGCCGAGGTAGGCGAGGTCGGGATCAACGGCGATTGGCCCAAAAGAGACAACGCCGAAGCTGAAGCCTCTGCGCTGAGGCGTTGAAGCTGCTCCGTCCACGGAATCCTCCCCGCGCGACGACCTCGGCCTCTCCATTGCCGATCCAGGTTCCGCACCCGCAGCGCCTTCGCGAGGTCCcatctcctcctccccacctccggCACCCGCGCTCCGTCCACCatgaccgctcccccgcctcctctCCCTCCTCATCCGCGCAGATCGCCAACGTCAGCCTTCGATTTGCCCTGGATTTCGTCAGGAGCCTAACTATCGGCGGTGAGCTCGAAGTGGACGAGTTTGGTGTTGGAATGGAGTCAAGTGGCACGGGGAGATGCTTACGCGACGCATGGAGAGGCACTTCCCTCCTCCTTAGCCCGCCATGAACGCGAATCGAGGTGATCCCACCATGAATAGTACGTTCGGTTGGGCTCGGTGCGGAGTCGGCTAGGTGCAGTGGTCTTTGACCCAGCTCTACAAGCTTGTTTTCGGGCCCACTTGTTCGGGAGGTGCGAGTGATGTTGGACGCCAAACGACGATATAGTTGGCAGGAAACGCTGAACaccctttctctctctctctctctccattctGCCTCCCTACCACCAGAATATGCAACCGCCGCCGGAGTCCGGCGAGCCCACCGGCAACGCCCTCGAGGAGTGCCTCCGCCTCCTAGACGAGCTCCCTTCCGCTGCTGCCTCCTCACCGGCTTTCCGCCGCCACTGGCCCTTTATCTCGGCCTCCCTctcgtcgctctccgcctccctCTCCCACCCCGCCTTCCCGCCCTCCGCGCCGCTCCTCACGCCCCTCGCCTCTGCGCTCTCGGCTCTCCTATCCGTCTGCAGCGGCCCTCCTCTAGGCCACCTCCACACCGTCtcactcctctcctcctcctccgcctccctctccCAGCTCGCAGCCGACGCGCGCCTGCTCGTCTCTCCACCCTCCGCCGTGGGCGACGGCGATGGATCCGACACCCTGCTGCCCCGCCTCCGTCTCGGCTCCGCCGTTTCCCGCGCCGCGGCGCTGGACTCGCTCTCCGAATCCGTCGGCTCCCTCCCGGCGccatccaccgccgccgccgtctccgcgGTCGCGGCGATGCtcgactccggcgacctcctccccgCCTCCCGCGACAAGGCCGTGTCCGTGCTCGCCGCCTTCGCGTCCTCCGACGCCGCGCGCCGGTTCCTGATCCAGGAGTCCCCCACCGTCGTGCCCCACCTCTGCCGCGCGCTCGAGTCCGGCGGGGCCAGCGCCGAGCAGGCCTGCCTCGCCCTCGAACCCCTCACCGCCTCGTCCCGCGACGCGGCGGCGGTCGTCGCGTCGCGCGGCGGCGTGGCCGCGCTGCTCGTGGTCTGCGCCGCGGGCACCCCGGCGTCGCAGGCCGCCGCCGCGGGCGTGCTCCGGAACGTCGCCGCCTTCCCGGACCTGCTCCCCGCGTTCCGCGACGAGGGCGCGCTGCCCCTGCTGCTGCAGCTCGTCTCGCTCGGCACGCCGCGCGCGCAGGAGCTCGCGCTCGGCTGCCTCCAGAACCTGACCGCCAGCGACACGGACGAGGGACAGAGGCTCAAGGTCGAGGCCTTCCAGGAAGGCGCGCTCGGCTGCGTCAAGGACTTGCTCGAGTCGTGCCGCGGGGACGAGCCGGGCCTCGCGCCGGCGTTCGGGCTCCTCCGCAACATGGCCTCCTTCCGCTACATCGCCGAGATCGCCGCCTCGGCCAGCTTCGTCGGCCACGTCGTGGCCGCGCTCGGCAGCGACAAGGCAACCACCCGCGCGGAGGCCGCCATGGCGCTGGCGGAGCTGTGCAACGTCGGCAGCGGCAAGGCGAGGAAGGAGGTCGGGGACGCGATGCCGAGGCTAGTCTGGATGCTGGAGGCTAAAATCGTCACCGAGAGGGACGCCGCCGCGAGGGCCCTGGCGGCGCTCGTCGCGGCGAGCAGCTACCGGAAGCTGTTCAAGAAGGAGGAGATGGGCATCGTCAACGCTGTCCAGCTGCTGGATCCGGCCGTCCGGGGCGTCGACAAGCGGTTCCCGTTATCGCTGCTGCTCGCCGTCTCGCGGTCCCGGCGCTGCCGGAAGCAGATTGTGGCGGCCGGCGCGTGCGGCTTCCTGCAGGGGCTTGTGGCTGCGGAGGTAGACGGCGCCAAGGAGCTCTCCGAGTGCCTGGGCAGGGGCAAGATGCTCGGCGTGTTCCCCCGGACGTGACGGCCGGCGATCATCGATCACGCTCCAATTTGGGCGAGGAAATTCATGGTCCCTGCACTGATCGAATCTGTAACGTGCTTTAATCACTTCATCTGCTGCGTGTTCTCTGTATGAATATTTGTACATGTTCTCTGTATGAATCTTTGTAAAGATGTTGAGTGCTGCTGCTCACTGCCTCTAGCTCACTGTCACTGATTGTCTAGGGACTGTTATACTGCTTGTATGAAAAAAAATAGATACTTTTGTaactaaggctggtgccaacccaacgccccactcccgccccgccacgtcagcttttgggccactctcaccccactctcaccccactctcaccacacggtgccaatgcatgggctatagtccccactctcacttctctcccctccacatcaccattactcgctccacgtcagctagccgttactCGCTCCCGCCCCACTCCCGCTTTCGCTTCGCCCGCTCCCGCCGCCTCGCCCGCCTCTGCCGCCTCCGGCCCGCCTCCCGGCCCGCCTACCGCCTTTGCCTCGCTCGCCCCGCCCGCCAACGCGCCGCCTTCGCCTCCCCGCCCCGCTCccgcctccatctcgccgccTACGCGGGCGACACCCGGCGGTAGCGGGCGCCACCGCCGGCGAGCCGGGCCGGCGCCGCGCCGCTCCACTCGCCCGCCTACCGCTCTCTCTCCGCCCCATCGCCGCTatcgcttctcctcctccactgcGCGCTGGCACCGGCCTAAGAGCATGTCCAGTCGAATCGCCTGAACAACGTTCTTTGATTGGATGTCTGGAGACGCCGCAGCATGGTGCCGTGTTTTGGGGCTCCCGTTCCTCCCAGCGTTCTCCATACATGGCCttcaaataaaaaaaacaagcgTAAAAGTTGTGTCTAGCATTTTTGATAAAGCCTCTATACATAGGGGATAAGCTGGTGATGTCGGATAATATTTAGGGCACATTCGGATCAAAGCGATTTTTGTGGAGTGTTCGTTGGGGGAGGTTAAGTGTCCGGCGTGCCCCAATTCTCTTTGGAGAACACTTTGGGAGTCATGACGAGATGCTCTAAGCTATGAAAAATTGCGACATATACAAagattcatactccctccattcctaaAAAAGTTTCGCAACTTTTCCTACATACCAATAAATTATATATACCTTCGTATCTAAATAAAGTCGACAAGCTTCTTTAGCAACGGAGGAAGTACAAAAATTATGTAGTAGACGCGGTTGTTGGAGATATACGGAACTCTGAACTCAACAGCCGTTGCAGGATGAGGAGTACAGTAATATATATTGCCGGCAATTGAGACATTACAAAGTATATTATTTGTTGCCAAGACTTGTGGTTAACCATCCTCATTTTCCGTAGTTATGAGGTGACTGCTAGGAGGGTACAGGCTCATCGCTCATAATTCATTGCGTGGATTGATACGGTATACCTACTGCAGTGGAATGGGTCAGTCTTTTCTTAATACATATGGTACAGGTTGGCAAAGACTGCACTTATTTGCAGAGAGGGAGACGGAGGAACAGATGCGTGCACGGCTCTTCAGTACACCCACTGCTTCATGTTTCCCTCAGTTCCCTGATTGTGTGCTCACTGTTCTCCTGTGACATTTTTGGATTTGCCAGTGAAACAAGCTTCTGATTGTTAATCGTCGAGAGGCAAAAGAAATGGAAGAAAAAACAAGCACTAATAACAAACATTTATGAACCCAACTAATTAAATGTTGTAGTCATCGTTTGAGTCAGATTCAGATTTGGCAACGCCTAAATAATGCAAGAATCCCTTATTATTATCCATAACCCTGGTCTCCATGTTGTTCAACTGCCAGTAATAATAACGCAATAATCAAGGCTACATGATGTGCATTCTGTCAGTCACATGGCGACACACCTGACCCATAGAGTTGATGGTAGTTGGTAGCATGGCAGTGAGGAGAATGATCTATAGTGCGAGACAGCAAGGGTGGTTTCGGAGGAGCATCGCATGTTCTTCTCTGTGGAGATGGAGGAATGATCCACTGAATCTTGATCGCGTACGGTAGCAGGATGAGTGGAGGTCGCGAATTTCTGTCACATCGGTGCTATGCATCTCATCAACCCCAAAATTTGTGACGATTTTAAGTATTGAAAAAATCCGATCTTTTTTGAAAACAAAAGTTAATCAAGTATTGTACTTGTATTAAGTTGTTTGGGCTCGAAATAATTGCCATGGTATTCTGGGCAAAACAGACAAGTTCATGACAAATATAGCGTGTAGATATACATCGAATTTATTCGGTTTTGTTTTTTTTTACCACAGATACAATAATATTAATTTCCTCGTGAAATATGTTTATACAATTATAATAGTTGTTCATATTTGGTTTCTGAAACATTTCGTTTTTAACTTCTTTTTAAATTACCACGATTTTTTTGGATGTACGAGGTGCTTGGCATCCATGAGCATGGATGTAACAGTAGAATCGCGCATTTAGTAACCTGATCTTGATTTGGGACTCACTGACGCAGGGAGATGGGAAGCGTTGCGTGTGGCAAATGAGATGTGGGCCAGATTTAACATTTCGTTTTGTAGCTTGTGAAGAACATTTCGATAAATACATAAGGCCCAGTTTGTTTGGTTACATACAAGCTTAGCTTTAGCTCCACCACTTATCTACGTGATGATCTTACCTTTCACCTTCTCACATATCACAATGAGCCTCACGATGTTGGCTACGAAGCCTGGCACCATGCCGGCGCGCGTAAAGACCAACATGCCACTCTTGTCGATGATGACCAAGACGGTTTACTCTATGTACATGCAAGATTAGGCTGAATATGACAAACCCAAGCTTCTGGCGTAGCACAACAAGGTTGGCGCCGCCACTGGCTACACCTACACGGTTACCACCATGTCGTCGCCAACGACGGTGGCCACGAAGGTTACCACCATGTTGTTGCCCATAGTGGCCACAAAGGTTAGCACCGTGGACTACCGCCTCTCACATACCACAACCATCACCACACAGGCGTCCACGAAGCCAGATACAAGGGCTACCACGACGACGCCTGAAAATACCACCATGACAACCCTGACGATGGCGGTAGCTACCACCATAGATTGCCACCTCTCACCTACCATGACCATGTTGCCATCCACAAAGTCGGGCAGAAGGTCTACTATGACAGCGCCTGGAAATACCACCATGACTCCGACGATGACGATGGTGGTACCACCATGGATTACGCTCTCACACCTCATAAACTACCATGACCATGTCGTCATCCACGAAGTCGGGCACAATGCATATCACAACGGCGCACGAAAATGACACCATGCCGCCGAGTGGTTACCATCATATGGACCGACGAACAAGATGATCAAGAAGATAAGTGAGactttgagcaacatgttcaataCACCCATGAACTACTACATAGGTACTAGTTACACTATACTAGCGAGTTGTTTACCTATCCGTCTACGTCTTCCGAAACGAAAAATTTACAACACAAGAGTTGTGTGTAATGGTGAGGTGAGCCTACcactctattgaatttcaaacggTTCAGTGTGTTCGATGAATTTGAGAAAAATCGCTTAAAAACGTTAAACATGAACACGTGATTTATGATTTACAGCTGATGAAACTCAAAACTGATTGTCATAATGGATACATATCATCGACACGCACTTTTTCATGTACATCTTATTTTAATTCAGAACATGTTTGTGTTGATTACAAAATCAACATTTGAAGGAGCTTAAGGGGAGGGTGAGCGGAACCACCTCACTTACCCACACCTGTCGCTAGTGCTAAGAACGGGGCATGTCTGATAAAAACTGCCGATTCAAGTGTTTCTCTAGAGGTAGGTTTGGAGGTGCTTTGAGAACCGAATGGACATAACGTGAAGGACTTCCATGCAACGAAATATACCGTTTTCTTTTTGCTCTCTAGATGCTAGCCAAGAGCCTTGCAGGCTACTAAACGCGTGCTAGATTTGGTTGACGTTGTTAACTGAAATTCACTTCACTCAAAGTAGCAGTGCTTGGCTGTTTTCTACCAGCAGCGTCGCCAGCTCTTGGTGGCCTGGTAGTGGTAGGCATACAGCTCCAATTAGGTGGAGCTGTCGGCTCGCGGCAGCAGAACCTTACCTAGCTGTTTCTTCTTTCTCAGccttttttcctctcggcaaccaatCTAGAGAGGTGGGCAAAAAGAAACGAACCGACTCATTCCAAGTTCTTGGGTTCTTGTCAAATCTCGACATCGACATGTCCATACTATACTATGTCATTCGTGTGTTTGTATGTTAGGACGTAGCATCACATGGTACCGATGAGGTGATTGGCAACGGTAAGCAGCTAAGTTGTATTACCTCCGCCCGTTCcagtttttttataaaaaaaagctATAAATATTAGTACGTTGTGTTGATACTGACTAGTGACCGTATAACTGCCATACGTGCTGATCCTTGATGGAATTTGAGGAATTAATCCTCTCGTCTTAACCCATACTATTTGTATTAGCTTGTCTTGGACGGACGCTAATGGTGTTTTGTTGTTGATTTTATACACAAGCGGGCCAGACGGTGAGCTATGGGTGTCATATGAAATTGCCAGTTGACGAGGTGTGAGAGGAGGGCACCTCACAAGTCGCAAAAAAAGAGAGGAGGGCACCTCACATGTCACATGGCCCGCTGGATCTTGTGCGCGGTCCGAGTTCCTCGTTTCGCACTAGGCCACCAGCTGCACACTTGCCTTCGAAAAACAAGGTCAATGCTAATGCTACTCCTCAGTTCAGACCATCAGCGCGGCCATTGATGTCGGATCTGATGATAAATAAGTAAACTTTACAGGCCATTCCGTTGACCTCTCATTTATCCACTACATCACGTGATAATACGCATAGTGACCAAGACTCTCACAAAAATGAAGAATCTGATTACACCTGTCTGATTAACTCCGGCCATGTTCTTGGAGGTACatactaagagcatccccactcgtctccccgactaggtcccgagcgacgtttttccaaTCCGGACGGCGTTATTCGGTTCAGTcgtgcccccggttcctcgatttcgtccggatttgagcctaaattcatccggcgatcccacaccatccccggcccccggggagcgctcggggactccggacgaaacgaaagcgcgcgaaacgtcgaggaaacttcccgcgcgtctggtggccccaacttgtcggcgagagacaccgatcgtcgtcctcatcgcatcgtcttccgcgcgctgtaaaagcctgccgccggtcattATTCGCCGGCCgcatagcttccacgcggcgagttaatgccgtcgcctcggtatcacgcgcgcctacctctatttatcaccgaactaccgcgtctgccccgcattcacctcgCTCGTCTTCCACCAAATCTTTCCCCGAACTCGAACGAGccagcaatggcgaacgacggtgcggccaacaacggtttcggccgccgctctctccaccaatgggagggacgactcctccacgcggcgggctacccggcgccgccggacttccaCGCACCAGGGGGATGGAGGCTGAGCGcaggcggcgtgccgatcccgccgccgccaacgggtgGGGCCTTACTCGAAGCGGCGATCGACGAGGTGCTCGccactctcagtgacgagcagcgcgcggatccgcgcttcttccccgacaaccacgAATCATGGATCGCGTTCTTTCCGGCGCAGGTATGAACGCGAACTCGCGGCGtacgacggccctcctcctcctccggcaaggaacaacgccgccagccgccgccgatggtggagcgcgcctggccgcaccctcgagaatgtgctcgcgcacatcgaggacggaaactcccccgtcctggggatgccgccgccggtggcggctaccgtgtcgcgccggcacggtagttcctggatgccgaggaggatggcgccatcctcctcctcgtctggctcgtggtcggcgtccaggtccggcgggtcgacgccggccaccgtcaagCAGGAGTGGGCATCTCCTTCGACCGTCAAGAAGGAACCGGCGTCGCCACCGCcaaccagagggcgcagcagcggcgccctcgtcatccgcgaccagcctTCCTCTCCGCAgagcgggcggaagaggaagtcgtcgaagaaggaggccgccgcaaacaagctcgccgaggaggaggcgaagcgcgcggaggacgccgcggtggcggaggcgatcgctgtGTCGCCGAAGGACACGGTGGTGCTGCCGACAACGATCTCCAGGGACGCCGCACCAGGTGGTCCAGGCGGGTGGGGAGCGCCGGGAgcggagcagcggcggcgagCGCGGATGCCGGCTGCCGCGcgtcaactcgccgcccgcgccgccagaCCATCCGCCGCTAGGAACGCCGCGCCCAGGGAGGTGGtgaagctcgaggagagcagcgagGACGACATCTACCGTCCGTCGCCGTCACGCGCCGGCGACGCTGGCCAGGGcacgagccgctggtacgaggcgccgccgccccaggacaACGCCGGCTCGAGCGACGACGACAGCATGTAGTAGGCCGCTTTTTAGTATAAGTTTTAGTTTGccaatcgccgaattcaaatatatgtacaaattcggcctatttatgtacgaactcacctctatatgttaaatatcattaaatttcgcttatgtttgaacgaacTCGCCAATTTTGTCTGAATTCGCCGAAGTCCGTTACATCCATCCTaggctcgcggctgggaaaatgggcctccccaggccaaattttcctccaatccggacgacaatatcaccggatttgggcgtggggagcccaaacggctggagatgctctaatgtacATGAGCATGTCCTGCTTGCTCAAGATTGTTTAGCCCAATTTTATGTTCAACATAGATAGAAGAGGGAGTGGATAAATGAATTTCCGGTAGATAAACATATAGAACAATTTAATAAAACATACAAAGAACATAAGCTACTACTAGACAAAAAACACACTTCGCCATGCCGTCGACGGTGTCGTTTGATACCTTCTTTGTAGACAGGTCGAGTTTACGCTTCTTTTTTCTGGTTTGGCTGGTGCATTTGCTTTTCCAATGCTTCGACTTGCTTGGTGAGCCCAAAAACGATGAGGCCAAGAACGAGCGCTCGAGGGAATAGTTTATTACAAATATATTATTCTGGTCCTTTTTCACTTGTTGTCGACACGGCTAGTAGAGGACTTTCCCTTTTCTGTCTATCTCTTATCCACAAGTCGACCTTCCTTCTCGAGCCCTCCTCTGCCTCAACTCCAGCGGTGCCACAAAAGAGATGGTGGAGCGGCTAGGAGTGTGTAGAGTAGTAGCTATTAGGCGTGTTGGCTTGATGCCAGCAGCGTGAAGTGGAGCACTGGATCATGTGGCCAGATCTAGAGCTGGTTAGGGTTCCTCATTTTCGTTCTTCTGCTCTAGAAGGTGGACTATAGAGTGAAGGGGAGGGCCACCGGTTTCTTCAATAAGATCATGGTTCGTGGCTATCTCTCGGTGAGGAGTCGATGTGCTATGATGTTTCCTCCGGTGGTGGCGAGGGAAGGAAGTGGATCCGCGCGACGTTCTTCTCTTCTGGAGGGTGGCGAGGTAGTGTGTTGCTGCCGCTCAGAGAGAAACACACAATGGCGATGCTTGCCACCGTGATATGGGACCGTTCTGGTGGCCTCTCTTGACGCTATCCAGGAGTTTCTACCAACCTCCTTTGTGTAGGCCCTTCGAAGCTTCTCTCCAAGAGTATATCGCGATATCGTCGGCAAGTGGTTTGTCCTCGACGGTGTTAAGGCATCCGACGATGGAGAAGACCAGAGACTGATTGTTTTTCCAGTTTTTGTTTCATGATCCATTTTACAGAACGTATTGTATTTTTTCTAATATGTTACCACCGTGTAAGGATCTATTTGTTTAAACTTTTATGTGCTTTTCATGGAAAAAACCGTGCAAAGAAAACAAAGATGTTGCCTTTTCTAAAAATAAATCTTCTTTCCACGTTAGAAAAGAGCATGGGTGGAAGGTGATTTCCCACCTTTTCCTTCAACTCTCGAAACGGTGCCCACTCATTGCCCATTTCGTTTGTTGAAATTACAGCCAAACTGCCATCGTAGAGCCGAACCATGAGAAGCAAAATACTCCGTACCCCTCTGTAAAGTCTGTGCTCAATCAATTCAGTTAGAGCGTCTCCAGCCGTTTCCCCGATAAGGCTCCTAGGTcgtctttttttcatccggatggcCGAAACGGTTCAGTCATGCACTCGGTTCCTCGTTTTCCCccggattaggcctttcatccgtccAGCGAACCCAGGCTATCCCCGggtccccggggagcgctcgaggACTCCGGATGAGAGAAAAGCGCGGGGACCGTTTGGTGGCCCCGACCTGTCAGCGACAAAGGCCTGggttctacggcaataccctcgtcttcccgatataCGGCACGCGTGCGTTTGGTGGGAAATTTGTAATTCTACGGCAAtacctgatgcgtgcagttgacacacgtccgttgggaaccccaagaggaaggtgtgatgcagacagtagcaagttttcgctcagaaagaaaccaaggtttatcgaaccaggatgagccaagaagcacgttgaaggttgatggtggcggaatgtaatgcggcgcaataccagggattccggcgccaacgtggaacctgcacaacacaaccaaagtactttgccccaacgtgacagtgaggttgtcaatctcaccggcttgctgtgaacaaaggattaaccgtattgtgtggaagatgattgtttgcgaagaacagtaaagaacaagtattgcagtagattgtatttcagatgtaaagaatagaccggggtccacagttcactagcggtgtctctcccataagataaatagcatgt
It includes:
- the LOC127332106 gene encoding uncharacterized protein encodes the protein MQPPPESGEPTGNALEECLRLLDELPSAAASSPAFRRHWPFISASLSSLSASLSHPAFPPSAPLLTPLASALSALLSVCSGPPLGHLHTVSLLSSSSASLSQLAADARLLVSPPSAVGDGDGSDTLLPRLRLGSAVSRAAALDSLSESVGSLPAPSTAAAVSAVAAMLDSGDLLPASRDKAVSVLAAFASSDAARRFLIQESPTVVPHLCRALESGGASAEQACLALEPLTASSRDAAAVVASRGGVAALLVVCAAGTPASQAAAAGVLRNVAAFPDLLPAFRDEGALPLLLQLVSLGTPRAQELALGCLQNLTASDTDEGQRLKVEAFQEGALGCVKDLLESCRGDEPGLAPAFGLLRNMASFRYIAEIAASASFVGHVVAALGSDKATTRAEAAMALAELCNVGSGKARKEVGDAMPRLVWMLEAKIVTERDAAARALAALVAASSYRKLFKKEEMGIVNAVQLLDPAVRGVDKRFPLSLLLAVSRSRRCRKQIVAAGACGFLQGLVAAEVDGAKELSECLGRGKMLGVFPRT